Part of the Cloacibacterium caeni genome is shown below.
GTTTCATCTTTATAATCTTCGTAAACTTTTTCTGCAAGACTTTTTACGATTTCTTGAAGTTCGTCGTGCTTAAGGTAAGGCACGAAAGATTTGTCGTGAATTTGTATGCTTTCCATAACTTGTTGTAAGTCGCAAATTTACAGAAATTTTAGGAATTTTGGAGGGTAAATTTGGTTAAAAGGTATATATTTCTGCAATAGGGATAGAAGTGAAAATCCTTTTATTTTTCTTTGACAAATGGAAAAATAAAAGATTGTAACGAATAGCCCGACTTTTTCTTGCTTTGGCAAAAGTAAAGGCAGAAAAAGATTGCCCTGAATATTTACGATTTTAGATTTAGGATTTGGGATTTAGGATTTAGGCTTTTTTAAAATTTAAGGATAGACTTGAAGAAATCTTTGGTTAAAAATTTATCTAAAGGATAAATTCTCATAAAGTGATTCCCTACAAAGAAAATGATGAGAACCAAAGCTGGTTTGTATACCAAATTCAAAAAACTATTTGAAAAATTAGGCAAAACAATCGCCAAGGAAATGGCTAAAGTTGCTAAAATCACGCTGTATAACATTTCTATTGTAAAAGGAGAAACCTTGAATTGATAGTAGTTAAAAGCAATTTTGGTCAAGTTGAAAATCGTCAATGAAACGGCGTAAGAAATAGAAATTCCCAGAATTCCTAAACTGGTATTATTAATGAAATAAAAGTTAAGACTCGTGGTAAGAACCGCCAAAAACAACATCACATAAATATTAAATCGGTAATATTTTGACATGGAAATAATGTGACTGTTAAAACCTGTTGCCAATTCAAATAACAGTGCAAAACCAATCACCCAAACCAGCGGTTGCGCTTCCAGTAATAATTTTCCAGATTTTGGCATAAAATCCGTGAGATAAGGATAACCAACTGCAATACAAGAAAATAACACCAACCCAAGAAAAAATAAACTCAGAGAGGTTTTTTTATAGTAAACATCGAGTTCTTTAATGGTGTCGTCTGCAAAATGCTTACTAATGATTGGCGCAGAAATATTATACAATCCCATCGATGGAATGCTAATCAGTTGTACCACCGAAAAAACCGTGCTGTAAATTCCGTTTTCTTCGAAAGAAAGCTTTTCACCAATCATGTAATTGGAAATATTCAGTGCTAAAAAACTTCCTAAATTTCCTAAAAATCCATAAAAACTGTAATTCAAGATTTCTTTCCAAAGTTTATCTTTTTTGACAAAATCTGTACTGAAATCTGGCGATATTTTTTCTAGTTTATTGGTATACAAAACATAACCAATTAATCCCAGCCCAAAAATGCCTAAGAAAAATCCGTAAGATATTTTTTCTGAAGTTCCTAAGAAAAAGAACAGACAAAACGCTCCAAGATTGGCTAGTTTTGGGAAAATATTTTCAAAAATATTCGGAACAACGATTCTTTTGAAATTAGAAATATATCGGTTAAAAACTGCGGAAAGCGACATCACCAAAACCATTGGTAAAATCAAGCGCTTCATATC
Proteins encoded:
- a CDS encoding lipopolysaccharide biosynthesis protein, which encodes MSVVARQSFKYSIIGYLGFLLGTVSAIFIFPFDMVFYGKLRFVLSATLMLVPFVVFGLSYSNVYFFGKAKEEGKHQNLFSLSLVGVGINFFIFLLGFFAFFYIFYSFQEDSELWDMKRLILPMVLVMSLSAVFNRYISNFKRIVVPNIFENIFPKLANLGAFCLFFFLGTSEKISYGFFLGIFGLGLIGYVLYTNKLEKISPDFSTDFVKKDKLWKEILNYSFYGFLGNLGSFLALNISNYMIGEKLSFEENGIYSTVFSVVQLISIPSMGLYNISAPIISKHFADDTIKELDVYYKKTSLSLFFLGLVLFSCIAVGYPYLTDFMPKSGKLLLEAQPLVWVIGFALLFELATGFNSHIISMSKYYRFNIYVMLFLAVLTTSLNFYFINNTSLGILGISISYAVSLTIFNLTKIAFNYYQFKVSPFTIEMLYSVILATLAISLAIVLPNFSNSFLNLVYKPALVLIIFFVGNHFMRIYPLDKFLTKDFFKSILKF